In Mastigocladopsis repens PCC 10914, a single window of DNA contains:
- a CDS encoding HMA2 domain-containing protein — protein MSKNGFVSLTQMPINMNAEYIKTAFKPISTRVVSSTPGRLRLRVAQPHRQTEDMQRIANALQAHGNINQVRTNIQHGSIVIQHDNQDGSLENVVATLRDLGIIFGDITLRKSVAATGVSNAVVDLNNRVQHATNNVVDLRFLFPLGLGVLSMRQLLAKGLQFDIIPWYVLAWYAFDSFIKLHGVSQAQSNGGES, from the coding sequence GTGTCAAAAAACGGTTTTGTCAGTCTCACTCAGATGCCGATAAATATGAATGCAGAATATATAAAAACCGCATTTAAACCTATATCTACGCGGGTTGTGAGTTCTACACCTGGAAGGTTGCGTTTGAGAGTTGCACAGCCCCATCGTCAAACTGAAGATATGCAACGGATTGCCAATGCACTACAAGCACATGGCAACATTAATCAAGTACGTACTAATATCCAACATGGCAGTATTGTTATACAACACGATAATCAAGATGGCAGTCTTGAGAATGTTGTTGCCACGCTAAGAGATTTAGGCATTATTTTTGGCGATATCACGCTAAGAAAATCTGTAGCAGCAACGGGTGTGTCGAATGCAGTTGTGGACTTGAACAACCGAGTTCAACACGCAACAAATAATGTAGTTGATTTGCGATTCCTTTTTCCTTTGGGACTAGGTGTCCTTTCTATGCGACAGTTACTTGCCAAGGGGCTGCAATTCGATATTATTCCCTGGTACGTATTGGCATGGTATGCCTTTGATAGTTTTATTAAGCTACACGGAGTTAGTCAGGCTCAATCAAATGGTGGGGAGTCTTGA
- the dhaL gene encoding dihydroxyacetone kinase subunit DhaL, whose amino-acid sequence MVTKEQILRWLQTFAGEIEQNKDYLTELDAAIGDADHGINMDRGFKKVNTQLSTVADKDIGSILKTVSMTLISSIGGASGPLYGTLFLRASAAVAGKQELTNNDVHEMLKAGLNGVLERGKAQLGDKTMVDVLSPAVATFGQAVSEGKSTLEAMQRAVAAAEQAMKDTTPMVAKKGRASYLGERSVGHQDPGATSSYFMLKSLLATFADSNNNPVS is encoded by the coding sequence ATGGTGACAAAAGAGCAGATTTTGCGATGGTTGCAAACATTTGCAGGCGAGATAGAGCAGAATAAAGACTATTTGACAGAATTAGATGCAGCGATCGGTGATGCTGACCACGGGATCAATATGGATCGTGGCTTTAAAAAGGTGAACACTCAGTTATCGACTGTTGCAGATAAAGACATCGGTAGTATTTTGAAAACAGTCAGCATGACTTTGATTTCCTCAATCGGCGGTGCGAGTGGTCCTCTTTATGGAACTTTATTTCTGCGAGCTAGTGCAGCCGTAGCTGGTAAGCAAGAACTGACTAACAATGATGTGCATGAGATGCTCAAAGCGGGATTAAATGGTGTCCTTGAACGTGGCAAAGCGCAATTAGGCGATAAGACAATGGTTGATGTGCTTTCCCCTGCTGTAGCAACTTTTGGGCAAGCTGTCAGTGAGGGTAAGAGTACATTGGAAGCAATGCAACGAGCTGTAGCAGCAGCAGAACAAGCGATGAAGGATACTACACCGATGGTTGCCAAAAAAGGACGGGCTAGCTATTTGGGGGAACGTAGCGTAGGACATCAAGATCCGGGGGCAACTTCGTCTTATTTCATGTTAAAGAGTTTGTTAGCGACGTTTGCAGATTCTAACAATAACCCAGTAAGCTAG
- a CDS encoding WD40 domain-containing protein, giving the protein MIPINFDALISAITGIANPIIKEKLQRNETVIKLLKQFNLDPEHPPADFSAVYAYALVEYGVGKPKPFLELFRREEIKQAFRKALDHNNPSILLSEVDAFLNGYTLGDEIRNLGLEIRREVAAFATVFIEVAKRSRTPADVLMNQQIGSLHKRIASLQEHLERLPTLEGMRTEIARLALPSVETRHGASLQEKKCRVIALAQQMQGWFETLGYRFEKYEVWEDNYFEWIIDIPARRNRYDRILVRGIEGEAGLGDVMALRQSVEAQRTDEGWLVTARRISRAARDEVEKEENRHLDCYTFDELIDQDADFSGYLDWLEAEVKHREIDKKYVPLACSKEEFDPVNKRRIGVSRYDERDGWIDGYLDLWLDDPAKEHISILGEFGTGKTWFAFHYAWTALQRYRDAQKRGVERPRLPLIITLRDYAKALNVENVLAGFFFTQHNIRLNSEVFDQLNSMGKLLLIFDGFDEMAAKCDRQQMINNFWELAKVVVPGGKVILTCRTEHFPEAKEGRALLNAELQASTAKLTGETPQFEVLELEKFNDEQIRQVLSFQAESSTVEQVMDNSHLLDLARRPVMTELILEALPEIEAGKPVDMSRVYLYAVRRKMERDIKAERTFTSLADKLYFLCELSWEMLSTDQMSLNYRLFPDRIRRLFGDVVQEEKDLDHWHYDMMGQTMLIRNADGDYTPAHRSLLEFFVAYKFAAELGALADDFLELAQAQLHINNDAPSVDDTWSSYFCRQVDEMGQILPSGPLRRFVSESLEKLRESFGKAPFTKAVMDLLLPMLDINTSITSSSHHPMIKILEATRGKTEAEVGYIGGNAATLLVKVDKAALEGKDLSHATIKGANFSNASLRFVNFTNANLADSVFTKVLATVRSVAFSSDGRLLATGDYDGMVRLWEATSGRELLTCKGHTYWVNSVTFSPNGATLASGSGDQTVRLWDSTSGKCLHILQGHTNWVSSVAFSPNGATLASGSDDQTVRLWDSTSGECLHIFQGHTNLVRSVAFSPNGETLASGSDDQTLRLWDTKSGECLHIFQGHTNWVSSVAFSPNGATLASGSDDQTVRLWDSTSGECLYTLQGHTSWVRSVAFSPNGATLASSSGDQTVRLWDSKSGKCLHILQGHTNWVRSVAFSPNGTTLASGSGDQTVRLWDSTSGECLYTLQGHTSWVSSVTFSPNGATLASGGDQTVRLWDSTSGECLHISQGHTNWVSSVALSPNGATLASGSGDQTVRLWDTKSGECLHILQGHTNWVSSVTFSPNGVTLASSSGDQTVRLWDTKSGECLHILQGHSNWVRSVAFSPNGVTLASSSDDQTVRLWDTKSGEYLHTLQGHSNWVRSVAFSPNGVTLVSSSDDQTVRLWDTKSGECLHILQGHTSWVSSVTFSPNGAMLASGGDQTVRLWDSKSGECLHILQGHTNWVRSVAFSPNGETLASGSEDGTIKLWDVKTGECLKTLRSERPYEGMDITGVTGLTEAEKATLKALGAVEL; this is encoded by the coding sequence GTGATACCAATTAATTTTGACGCGTTAATCAGTGCAATTACTGGTATTGCCAACCCAATAATTAAAGAAAAGCTTCAACGTAATGAGACTGTCATCAAATTATTAAAGCAATTTAACCTTGATCCTGAGCATCCGCCAGCGGATTTCAGCGCAGTTTACGCCTACGCCTTGGTAGAATACGGTGTAGGTAAACCTAAGCCATTCCTTGAACTTTTCCGGCGAGAAGAAATAAAACAGGCTTTCCGCAAGGCATTAGACCACAACAACCCCTCAATTCTTCTCTCTGAGGTTGATGCTTTTCTCAATGGGTATACCTTGGGTGATGAAATTAGAAATTTGGGACTTGAGATTAGGCGAGAAGTTGCCGCCTTTGCCACCGTCTTTATCGAAGTTGCTAAACGCAGTCGGACACCTGCTGATGTTTTAATGAACCAGCAGATAGGTTCCCTACATAAAAGGATAGCAAGTCTCCAAGAACACCTTGAAAGGCTGCCGACATTGGAAGGAATGAGAACAGAGATAGCACGGTTGGCGTTACCATCTGTAGAGACGCGCCATGGCGCGTCTCTACAAGAAAAGAAATGTAGAGTAATAGCTTTAGCCCAGCAGATGCAAGGCTGGTTTGAAACGTTGGGCTACCGCTTTGAAAAGTATGAAGTTTGGGAAGACAACTATTTTGAGTGGATTATTGACATCCCTGCACGACGTAACCGATATGACCGCATTCTTGTGCGTGGAATTGAGGGAGAGGCGGGACTGGGCGATGTGATGGCTTTGCGACAGTCGGTAGAAGCGCAAAGAACAGATGAAGGGTGGTTGGTAACGGCAAGGCGCATTTCACGGGCGGCGCGTGATGAAGTGGAGAAAGAGGAAAATCGCCACCTTGACTGTTACACTTTTGACGAACTCATAGATCAGGATGCTGACTTTAGCGGGTATCTCGACTGGCTAGAGGCAGAAGTCAAACACCGAGAAATTGACAAAAAGTATGTGCCGCTAGCCTGTAGTAAAGAAGAGTTTGACCCAGTTAATAAGCGCCGAATAGGAGTCAGTCGTTACGATGAACGCGACGGCTGGATTGATGGTTATCTGGATTTGTGGTTAGATGACCCTGCGAAGGAGCATATCTCTATTTTAGGAGAGTTTGGCACTGGTAAAACTTGGTTTGCCTTTCATTATGCTTGGACTGCACTGCAACGCTATCGCGATGCCCAAAAACGCGGCGTTGAACGTCCCCGCCTACCTTTGATCATCACACTCCGCGACTATGCCAAAGCACTCAACGTTGAGAACGTTCTGGCAGGTTTCTTTTTTACTCAACACAATATTCGCTTAAACAGCGAGGTTTTTGACCAACTTAACAGCATGGGTAAGTTGCTGCTGATTTTCGATGGCTTTGATGAAATGGCAGCGAAGTGCGATCGCCAACAAATGATAAACAATTTTTGGGAGTTGGCGAAAGTCGTCGTTCCCGGTGGTAAAGTCATCTTGACTTGTCGCACTGAGCATTTTCCAGAAGCAAAAGAAGGACGTGCTTTGCTAAATGCAGAATTGCAAGCGTCTACCGCCAAGTTGACAGGTGAAACGCCCCAGTTTGAAGTACTGGAACTAGAGAAATTCAACGACGAGCAAATTCGGCAGGTGTTGTCATTCCAAGCTGAATCTAGCACAGTTGAGCAGGTGATGGACAATTCGCATCTGTTGGACTTGGCACGTCGTCCGGTGATGACTGAGTTAATTTTAGAAGCATTGCCAGAGATTGAAGCAGGTAAGCCAGTAGATATGTCGCGGGTTTACCTGTATGCAGTGCGGCGTAAGATGGAACGAGACATCAAAGCGGAGCGTACTTTTACGTCTCTGGCAGATAAGCTTTACTTTTTGTGTGAACTTTCCTGGGAAATGCTGTCTACTGACCAGATGAGTTTAAATTATCGCCTTTTCCCCGACCGAATTCGTCGCTTATTTGGTGATGTTGTTCAGGAAGAGAAGGATTTAGACCACTGGCATTATGACATGATGGGGCAGACGATGCTGATCCGCAATGCGGATGGTGATTATACTCCGGCGCATCGTTCACTGTTAGAGTTTTTTGTGGCTTATAAGTTTGCGGCTGAGTTGGGGGCGTTAGCTGATGATTTTCTTGAATTGGCGCAGGCGCAGTTGCATATAAATAATGATGCACCATCAGTTGATGATACTTGGTCATCTTATTTTTGTCGCCAGGTGGATGAGATGGGGCAGATTTTGCCAAGTGGGCCGCTGAGGAGATTTGTAAGTGAGTCGTTGGAGAAGTTGAGGGAGAGTTTTGGGAAAGCGCCTTTTACAAAAGCTGTGATGGATTTGCTTTTGCCGATGTTGGATATTAATACTTCTATCACTTCATCATCCCATCACCCAATGATCAAAATTCTTGAAGCGACACGCGGCAAAACAGAAGCTGAAGTGGGTTACATCGGAGGAAATGCGGCGACGCTGTTGGTGAAGGTTGATAAGGCGGCGTTGGAAGGCAAAGACCTTAGCCATGCTACGATTAAAGGCGCAAATTTTAGTAATGCCAGCCTGCGCTTTGTTAACTTTACTAATGCAAATTTGGCTGACTCTGTTTTTACTAAAGTCTTAGCCACTGTTCGGTCAGTGGCATTTAGCTCAGATGGAAGACTTTTAGCTACAGGTGATTATGATGGTATGGTTCGCTTATGGGAAGCTACTAGTGGGAGAGAACTTTTAACCTGTAAAGGACATACTTATTGGGTAAATTCAGTCACTTTCAGTCCCAATGGTGCAACACTTGCCAGCGGTAGTGGTGACCAAACGGTGCGGCTATGGGATAGCACAAGTGGAAAATGCCTCCACATCTTACAAGGGCATACCAATTGGGTAAGTTCAGTCGCCTTCAGTCCCAATGGTGCAACGCTTGCCAGCGGTAGTGATGACCAAACGGTGCGGCTGTGGGATAGCACAAGTGGAGAATGCCTGCATATCTTTCAGGGGCATACCAATTTGGTACGTTCCGTCGCCTTCAGTCCAAATGGTGAAACGCTTGCCAGCGGTAGTGATGACCAAACGCTGCGGTTATGGGATACCAAAAGTGGAGAATGCCTGCATATCTTTCAGGGGCACACCAATTGGGTAAGTTCAGTCGCCTTCAGTCCCAATGGTGCAACGCTTGCCAGCGGTAGTGATGACCAAACGGTGCGGCTGTGGGATAGCACAAGTGGAGAATGCCTCTACACCTTACAGGGGCACACCAGTTGGGTACGTTCAGTCGCCTTCAGCCCAAATGGTGCAACGCTTGCCAGCAGTAGTGGTGACCAAACGGTGCGGCTGTGGGATAGCAAAAGTGGAAAATGCCTCCACATTTTACAGGGGCATACCAATTGGGTACGTTCAGTCGCCTTTAGTCCCAATGGTACAACACTTGCCAGCGGTAGTGGTGACCAAACGGTGCGGCTGTGGGATAGCACAAGTGGAGAATGCCTCTACACCTTACAGGGGCACACCAGTTGGGTAAGTTCAGTCACCTTTAGCCCAAATGGTGCAACGCTTGCTAGTGGTGGTGACCAAACGGTGCGACTGTGGGATAGTACAAGTGGAGAGTGCCTCCACATCTCACAGGGGCATACTAATTGGGTAAGTTCAGTCGCCTTGAGCCCAAATGGTGCAACGCTTGCCAGCGGTAGTGGTGACCAAACGGTGCGGCTATGGGATACCAAAAGTGGAGAATGCCTCCACATCTTACAGGGGCATACTAATTGGGTAAGTTCAGTCACCTTCAGTCCAAATGGTGTCACACTTGCTAGTAGTAGTGGTGACCAAACGGTGCGGCTATGGGATACCAAAAGTGGAGAATGCCTCCACATCTTACAGGGGCACAGCAATTGGGTACGTTCAGTCGCTTTCAGTCCAAATGGTGTCACACTTGCTAGTAGTAGTGATGACCAAACGGTGCGGCTATGGGATACCAAAAGTGGAGAATACCTCCACACCTTACAGGGGCACAGCAATTGGGTACGTTCAGTCGCCTTCAGTCCAAATGGTGTCACACTTGTTAGTAGTAGTGATGACCAAACGGTGCGGCTATGGGATACCAAAAGTGGAGAATGCCTCCACATCTTACAGGGGCACACCAGTTGGGTAAGTTCAGTCACCTTTAGCCCAAATGGTGCAATGCTTGCTAGTGGTGGTGACCAAACGGTGCGGCTATGGGATAGCAAAAGTGGAGAATGCCTCCACATCTTACAAGGGCATACCAATTGGGTACGTTCAGTCGCCTTCAGCCCAAATGGCGAAACGCTTGCTAGTGGTAGCGAAGATGGAACCATTAAGCTATGGGATGTTAAAACGGGAGAGTGCCTAAAAACTCTAAGAAGTGAAAGACCTTATGAAGGCATGGACATCACGGGCGTTACAGGTTTAACCGAAGCAGAGAAAGCAACGCTTAAAGCTTTAGGCGCAGTGGAGTTGTAG
- a CDS encoding aromatic ring-hydroxylating dioxygenase subunit alpha, with protein MSATLMVQDQFLLHNWHVVAHSQDLQPGTVLQKRLLGEDIVLWHNGDQALAWQDFCPHRGARLSLGWIEKDNLVCPYHGLAFNTDGKCVLVPATPDQPPPARACIQTYHIQERHGMLWVCLGTPQNDIPAIPDWEDPSFRKILCGPYHFNSSPLRVIENLIDPTHFAFVHKGIFADSRRPEVTHYDLESHPDGISFKFGIWELDPASGDPSAPMFFATYQYRLCQPLLGYFQRRGDNDSCMNLFFMVTPVDEEECVLSFWVVENFLYKIPDSAFVAMENQIMSQDKVIVESQRPKRLPLDLQAEVHLPSDRYSIAYRKWLKQQGVTFGSI; from the coding sequence ATGAGTGCAACCCTCATGGTGCAAGACCAGTTTTTGCTGCATAATTGGCATGTCGTAGCACACTCGCAAGACCTGCAACCCGGAACCGTTCTACAAAAGCGTCTACTAGGTGAAGACATAGTCCTTTGGCACAATGGCGACCAAGCTCTAGCGTGGCAAGACTTTTGCCCTCACCGGGGAGCTCGCCTCTCCCTAGGATGGATCGAGAAAGATAATCTTGTCTGTCCTTACCACGGTTTAGCCTTTAACACCGACGGCAAATGTGTGCTAGTTCCAGCTACCCCAGATCAGCCGCCTCCTGCAAGAGCTTGTATCCAAACTTACCACATTCAAGAGCGCCACGGTATGCTGTGGGTTTGTTTGGGAACACCACAAAATGACATTCCTGCAATTCCAGATTGGGAAGATCCTTCCTTCCGCAAAATTTTGTGCGGTCCTTACCACTTCAACTCTAGCCCTCTACGTGTCATTGAAAACCTCATTGATCCAACTCACTTTGCCTTTGTGCATAAAGGAATATTCGCCGACTCCCGTCGTCCTGAGGTGACGCATTATGACTTAGAGTCGCATCCAGATGGTATTAGTTTTAAATTTGGCATTTGGGAACTAGATCCAGCGTCGGGAGATCCCTCAGCACCCATGTTTTTCGCTACTTACCAATACCGCCTTTGCCAACCCCTGCTTGGATACTTCCAACGACGCGGCGACAATGATAGCTGCATGAATCTATTTTTCATGGTGACCCCTGTCGATGAGGAAGAGTGCGTTCTCTCGTTTTGGGTGGTTGAGAACTTTCTTTATAAAATTCCAGATTCAGCTTTTGTTGCTATGGAAAACCAGATTATGAGTCAAGACAAAGTCATTGTAGAATCGCAGCGACCAAAACGCCTCCCTTTGGACTTGCAAGCAGAAGTCCATCTGCCGAGCGATCGCTATTCTATCGCTTATCGCAAGTGGCTTAAACAACAAGGTGTCACCTTCGGCAGCATCTAG
- a CDS encoding SDR family NAD(P)-dependent oxidoreductase, with protein sequence MNIQGKTALVTGASRGIGQAIAIELAKQGVKRLLLVARDTTRLGEVATEIEMLGVEVVTLPLDLSQVVEVNIAIAQAWRDHGPIDLLINCAGVAHQTPFLNSRLPNVQTEIAVNLIGMYTITRIVARRMVVQGSGTIVNVSSLMGKIAAPTMATYSATKFAIVGFTQALRGELAAHNIRVIALLPSLTDTDMVRELQWFRWVLPTTPQKVAQALVAGLARDSPEILIGWQSHLAVWCNRIAPWLLEKVLLMAAPQERQLHYPRFRDARGRT encoded by the coding sequence ATGAATATTCAAGGAAAGACGGCTCTGGTGACTGGAGCCTCACGTGGTATTGGGCAAGCGATCGCCATCGAATTAGCAAAGCAAGGAGTCAAACGCCTGTTGTTGGTGGCACGGGACACGACTCGGTTAGGTGAAGTAGCCACTGAAATAGAGATGCTTGGTGTGGAAGTCGTCACCCTGCCTTTGGATCTGTCTCAAGTCGTGGAAGTGAATATTGCGATCGCCCAAGCTTGGCGAGATCACGGACCAATTGATCTGCTCATCAACTGTGCTGGAGTTGCACACCAAACGCCTTTCTTAAACTCTCGACTGCCAAATGTGCAGACAGAGATAGCTGTTAATCTTATCGGAATGTACACCATAACTCGTATAGTTGCCCGACGCATGGTGGTTCAAGGCTCAGGGACAATCGTTAACGTTTCTAGTTTGATGGGCAAGATAGCAGCGCCGACAATGGCAACTTATTCAGCTACCAAGTTTGCAATTGTCGGGTTTACCCAAGCTCTGCGCGGTGAGCTAGCTGCACATAATATCCGGGTGATAGCATTGCTGCCATCTTTGACTGATACTGATATGGTGCGAGAATTACAGTGGTTTCGGTGGGTGCTACCCACGACTCCCCAAAAAGTGGCTCAGGCACTTGTTGCCGGACTAGCAAGAGATTCACCTGAAATCTTGATAGGATGGCAAAGTCATTTAGCCGTGTGGTGCAACCGCATTGCACCTTGGCTGTTGGAAAAGGTTTTACTGATGGCGGCTCCTCAAGAGAGACAACTGCACTACCCAAGATTTAGAGACGCTAGGGGGAGAACTTAA
- a CDS encoding DUF5132 domain-containing protein: MAPKITDFVEDAGAPGIIAGIGAVLLAPVVIPVVAGIGKPIAKSLIKGGLVLYEKSRGAVAELGETFEDMVAEARAELAEGRQLPAVDVAGTSADNTPDNGV, encoded by the coding sequence ATGGCACCTAAAATTACTGACTTTGTTGAAGACGCTGGTGCACCCGGTATTATAGCTGGTATTGGAGCAGTACTCTTAGCACCTGTGGTCATTCCAGTTGTAGCTGGCATTGGTAAACCGATTGCCAAGTCACTGATTAAAGGCGGACTTGTCCTTTATGAAAAAAGTAGGGGAGCTGTTGCAGAACTTGGCGAAACTTTCGAGGACATGGTAGCCGAAGCCAGAGCAGAACTTGCTGAGGGAAGACAGTTACCAGCAGTTGATGTTGCAGGAACCTCTGCTGATAATACGCCCGATAACGGTGTATAA
- a CDS encoding phosphatase PAP2 family protein has protein sequence MGTHDFSKIPYNNPLVRTIHTAVKGRARYKVNGLYCSQALKRYLELRLSEKEGIGQVHANPYTGNVLIFFDLDFSLNAIALLIQGIVLDYSKQAKKSPLTGEMPLAKTTEALTMQDVPLDDQVNMVDTGTRVTDGQGVAVVAVTEQYTLRHNQNMVGEAILPETPMQKQLDQVGSQLVLVSGAVCTLVFGTALLHRYGLDKGILLAIQKLHTPLLDRIMLSITFLGDPAVLLLICLPLVMGSLYSKRRGEATTLGIAAVGAILLNCLLKVVFGRARPALWNWLIDVGQHSFPSGHAMVSMVIYGFIGYILAQEFRQWRGHIFALTVVLIVAIGFSRLYLGVHWPTDVAAGYAAGLVWLIACILRLEWQKYRSSTSSMGVASHT, from the coding sequence ATGGGCACTCATGACTTCAGTAAAATACCCTATAACAATCCTTTGGTGCGGACAATACATACTGCTGTTAAAGGAAGAGCTAGATATAAGGTAAATGGACTTTATTGTTCGCAAGCTCTCAAAAGATACCTTGAATTGCGATTGTCAGAAAAGGAAGGTATCGGGCAGGTTCATGCTAATCCTTACACAGGAAATGTTCTTATTTTTTTTGATTTAGATTTCAGCCTAAATGCAATCGCCTTACTCATCCAAGGTATTGTTTTAGATTACAGCAAACAGGCAAAGAAATCACCACTGACGGGTGAAATGCCACTTGCTAAAACAACTGAAGCCCTTACCATGCAGGATGTTCCCCTTGATGATCAGGTGAATATGGTTGACACGGGGACAAGAGTTACTGATGGACAGGGCGTTGCTGTGGTTGCGGTAACCGAACAATATACGCTCAGGCACAACCAAAACATGGTTGGCGAAGCCATACTGCCTGAAACGCCCATGCAGAAACAATTAGACCAAGTGGGTAGTCAACTTGTTCTGGTATCAGGGGCAGTTTGCACCCTTGTCTTTGGCACCGCGTTGCTGCACAGATATGGTCTTGACAAAGGCATTTTGTTAGCAATTCAGAAGTTGCACACGCCACTTCTTGATCGCATCATGCTTAGTATCACTTTTCTTGGTGATCCAGCAGTTTTGCTGTTGATTTGTTTGCCATTGGTCATGGGATCGCTGTATTCTAAGCGTCGCGGGGAAGCAACTACCTTGGGCATAGCCGCAGTCGGTGCAATCTTGCTCAATTGTTTGCTGAAAGTGGTCTTTGGTAGGGCACGTCCAGCATTGTGGAACTGGCTGATTGATGTGGGTCAACACAGCTTTCCTAGCGGTCATGCAATGGTGTCAATGGTGATTTACGGCTTCATAGGGTATATCCTGGCACAGGAGTTTCGTCAATGGCGGGGACATATTTTTGCCTTGACCGTTGTCTTAATTGTGGCGATAGGTTTTAGTCGGCTTTATTTAGGCGTACACTGGCCCACTGATGTGGCAGCTGGCTATGCCGCAGGTTTAGTATGGTTGATTGCCTGTATTCTCAGGTTGGAATGGCAAAAATATCGCTCCTCCACCTCCAGTATGGGAGTCGCCTCCCATACTTAG
- a CDS encoding HMA2 domain-containing protein, translating into MTSKKRSNSDKSAILNLHRQPKKTTIGVANKTAPPQKISYSVAHAIPGRIRFRIPRLVIDCEYADKLKQVIESDSRTTNVRVNATAASIVINYQPGIISDDQMRSHLVNLIQTAPNIVVPTQATAKSIVGVIFDAIINLIDSTRNINKARNAIVYHRFRTDGWERLLSGAKTIIKRLKSAIMFVLPNKRGDKVGLQPFKLQAAGVDDAL; encoded by the coding sequence ATGACTTCTAAAAAACGGTCTAATTCTGATAAAAGTGCTATTCTCAATCTGCATCGACAACCTAAAAAAACAACTATCGGTGTAGCTAATAAAACAGCGCCACCCCAAAAGATATCCTATAGCGTTGCCCATGCAATTCCGGGACGTATTCGTTTTCGTATTCCTCGGCTAGTCATAGATTGTGAGTATGCAGATAAACTCAAGCAGGTCATAGAATCCGACTCTAGAACTACGAATGTCCGTGTTAACGCTACAGCTGCATCCATTGTTATCAATTATCAACCAGGCATAATTTCAGATGACCAAATGCGATCGCATCTGGTAAATCTTATTCAAACCGCCCCAAATATAGTTGTACCAACCCAAGCAACGGCAAAATCAATTGTGGGAGTTATCTTTGATGCTATCATCAACCTGATTGATAGTACACGTAATATTAACAAAGCGCGTAACGCAATTGTGTATCACCGATTCAGGACAGACGGCTGGGAGCGCTTACTCTCTGGTGCGAAAACCATCATCAAGCGGCTAAAATCTGCCATTATGTTCGTCTTGCCTAATAAGCGAGGCGATAAGGTAGGCTTACAGCCTTTCAAGTTGCAAGCTGCTGGCGTAGACGATGCACTGTAA
- the dhaK gene encoding dihydroxyacetone kinase subunit DhaK, whose translation MKKLINKPEDFIRETLEGMAAAHADFIKVNYEPTFVCRADAPVQGKVAIISGGGSGHEPMHAGFVGMGMLDAACPGEVFTSPTPDQMLEAAKRVDGGAGILYIVKNYSGDVMNFEMATELARSEGIRVLSVVIDDDVAVKDSLYTQGRRGVGTTVLAEKICGAAAQQGYDLQQIADLCHRVNLNGRSMGIALTSCTVPAKGTPTFQLGDREMELGIGIHGEPGRERKSLTSADEMTQMLALSIIEDSPYTRTVREWNEEKGEWVEVELIDPTFEKGDKLLAFVNSMGGTPISELYIVYRKLAEICEKKGLQIVRNLIGPYITSLDMQGCSITLLKLDDEMVRLWDAPVKTPSLRWGV comes from the coding sequence ATGAAAAAACTTATTAATAAACCTGAAGACTTTATACGTGAAACGCTGGAAGGTATGGCAGCGGCCCATGCTGATTTCATTAAAGTCAACTATGAGCCAACCTTTGTCTGTAGAGCCGATGCACCCGTACAAGGGAAAGTAGCAATTATTTCAGGTGGTGGTAGCGGTCACGAACCAATGCACGCGGGGTTTGTGGGGATGGGAATGCTGGATGCAGCCTGTCCGGGAGAAGTTTTCACTTCTCCTACCCCTGACCAAATGTTAGAAGCTGCTAAGAGGGTAGATGGTGGGGCTGGTATTCTTTATATCGTCAAGAATTACAGTGGCGATGTGATGAACTTTGAGATGGCAACGGAATTAGCTCGTAGTGAGGGTATCCGGGTGCTAAGTGTTGTGATTGATGACGATGTGGCGGTCAAGGATAGTTTGTATACACAGGGACGCCGAGGTGTCGGAACAACAGTGCTAGCAGAAAAAATCTGTGGTGCAGCAGCACAGCAAGGGTATGATTTGCAACAGATAGCTGATTTGTGCCACAGGGTGAATCTGAATGGACGGAGTATGGGGATCGCGCTCACATCCTGCACAGTACCCGCCAAAGGAACGCCAACATTTCAACTAGGCGATCGCGAAATGGAATTAGGCATAGGTATCCACGGTGAACCAGGACGGGAGCGCAAATCCTTGACATCAGCCGACGAGATGACTCAGATGCTAGCGCTATCAATTATTGAGGATTCACCCTATACCCGCACAGTCCGGGAGTGGAATGAAGAAAAAGGTGAATGGGTAGAGGTGGAATTGATTGATCCCACTTTTGAAAAAGGGGATAAGCTACTGGCTTTCGTCAACAGCATGGGTGGTACTCCCATTTCTGAACTTTATATTGTCTACCGCAAACTGGCAGAAATCTGCGAAAAGAAGGGATTGCAAATTGTGCGAAACTTGATTGGTCCTTACATCACTTCTTTGGATATGCAAGGTTGCTCAATTACACTGCTGAAGTTGGATGATGAGATGGTTCGGTTGTGGGATGCACCTGTGAAGACACCGAGTCTGCGGTGGGGAGTTTGA